GCCTTTATGACAGTGGTACTGGTTTCTAAAGGTCAAAAAGCCAATAACTGGTATTCGATGGTAGAGCCCAACCGCCACAGTTAGTGCTAAACATTGTGAGGAGACAGTTGGTTGATTCCAACAGCCACTGCAAAGTTCCCTTGGCCAAGGTTATGGTTTCAGTGTGATctttttgtatgtgtatatttgcTAATGAAATGCGATCAACGTGAAGGGGTGTGCTGGGTTTTACAACAACATCGAACACGATTCAGCCCATCATAATTAACTATCTGTATTAGAAACAGCATTAGGCAAGGTCAACGCAAGATCAGATCTAGTTAATTATGCTACTGTGGTAGAGCTGACAGGGTATGAGAATATTCTATGACTCTTTGTTTCAGTTCATAAGTGTATAGCCTAACTATTCTactgaacaaaacaaacaaaaaacatgaattTGCAATTCTGGAATAACTGCCGTTTGCCAACTCTTTTCCAAATCTGGCTTAAACCATAAATAGATTAGTGATAGATTGTGACTGGTGAAGGACCAAAAAGCAGGACGATATACAGAGCATGACATGGCATGCCGCCGAATATTCTGACTTGACAAAGTTTGACTTGGGCCATTCTTCTGCCTTAAGGGGACAAAGATGATTCAGAAGTGATGCATCAGCCATTTATAGTGTTTACAACTGTGTAGTGTTTATGGAGTTGTCGTCCTACAGGAAAGTCTCAAAatgttttgatatttatttctAGTCACATCGACCCGCCCTTTTATTATACAGTATGACCCATTTAATGTGCAAATTAAATTGATTGTGTTTTATATTTAGAGATATGTAACTAAAACGATCAAGCATGGTTAGATTTTCCTTCAGCATGACCCATTTGATGGTCATTTGACAGTACAATGCCTGACACACTACCATAAATGGTAATTGAAAGCTGTTTCAATGCGTTTGCCATGGGAAATGcagtaaattaaatatataaaaacTATATAGTGAGTGGTGGCTTGCAGCTTTGAACATCATACTAGTGAATTCATTATGGACAATCCTTAAGTAAGGGTCAATGATGGTGTGCTGTTATGAATTGTCTATCACAAATACTAAAGGCTGAGTAGGGGTTAGTTTGTGAGATACAAATTCAAAAGTACATAGTCCACATAATAAAACAACAGTGCTTTTCAAATAAAGAGATATGGAGACCTACCGTTCACATCACCACTTTcaaatggaagagagagattgaagaaAGAAAATGTGATAGCTAAAGATGACACTAGATCAAGAGGAGGGAAGTGAGTCACAAGACTGCTGACTACAGCCAAGACTACAGAGAGGATAAGGAGAACACAGGGAAAACTGGAAAATAAATGAATTACCAAAGCAGAAACTCGAGATAAAAACATTAGTCAATCAGGTGAAATctaattttaaaaaatcatttACAAAACAGGTGATACTAAAACAGAAGCGAACACATTAGTTTCACTAAATGAGTGAAATGTAGATTTGTTTCTCAAATCAGACTCATAATGATTAAGCACAAAGAGCACAAATGTTTAGATATACTTAAGAAAAATCTAAAAAATCACTAAAACACAACACCCACTAgcacagaaacagagaggaaaGTATGAAGTTTTAATAGATAAGGCTTAGTATGGATATCAGTGTTCTGGTTTTGCTTTTTGTTTTAACTCACTGGACTGTCTTGAAGGCCTCCTGGTAGGGTCCTTTTCATCTTCATGGTGATGGAGTGAGCCTCGTTCTTTAGCAACGCAGCCTTCCTGCCAGGTTTCAGGTAGCAGTAGGTTGTGTATGGGGTGAAACTGTAGTCTTCGCTGTTGAAATGGAACATAGGTAAACTCAACTATAATTCAGAATTATGCAACATGCTTGTTTGAATTGACATGTTCATgtcatatataagtataagtatctcttttgatcccgtgagggaaatttggtctctgcatttaacccaatccgtgaattagtgaaacacacacagcacacagtgaacacacagtgaggtgaagcacacactaatcccggcacagtgagctgcctgctacaacagcggcgctcgggagcagtgaggggttaagtgccttgctcaagggcacttcagccgtggcacactggtcggggatcgaaccggcaaccctccggttacaagtccagagtgctaaccagtgggccacgactgcccccaaTACCACAGTACTCAACTGTAGAAGATATTTTCTCACAGCCCAAGAAAAAACCTGTATATGGTAATGGGACTGTACAATTAAAACACTTGGGGTGCAACGGATCATAGAAACTCATGGTTCGGATCATATCATGGATTCTTTTTGTGTGAAAGCTTCTAAAACTAAGTTTCTTCTAAATGTGCACTGTAGGAAGCCAGTTGCTTTGTTTGGAAATATGACAACATAATGAGTAATAAAAAAATTAACATCCATGAAATTAGTCATTTGCGGACAGTCCTTTCTAGACCTTAGCAAGTTAAAGGTGTTATGATTGTGAAATGCATAATTTGCAGACGGTTGCTTTCACAGACGGTCACGAATGaagttgtgaatttgttttCAGATGACAATCAAGACCGATACCAAATATATTGCTGCACATCATAGTGCACATTCAAAGAAACTCCATCATGTAATTAGCCTGGAGTGCTTGTCATGTCCAACCAAATGTAGCCAACAGAATGTCAGAATTGAATAATTGCATGTAATGGGATGGGATTACCAGAGGtagcccagcagcagcaggtgaACTATAATGGCCTCGGCCTCAAAGCGGGTCAGAGCTGTGACACGGATCATCTGCCGCCGTTTGGCAGGGCCCTTGCCCAGCCATGTTTCAGACACCTTCAGTGGAGTCACCTTCTCGTCCAGCGAGCCAGCCAGCTCCACGATCTGCAGCACCTCGCGGGCATGCTTGGTTATGTCCACAGTGATGCAGTCTACCCAAGAAGCACATATGAGATCAATCAAATGGACATCTGTACTGTCTATCTGTACTGTACAATTGCAGGTGTAGTTGCCCTGGGCCATTGTGAGTTCTTGTTGGGTATGTTAATTATGTGTTCATTAGGGATGCACATGGTTAAACAGTAAATCATTGAACATATTAATCCTTAATAGAATGTGCTGAAATAAGGAATCTGTTTAATTTAACAACTGGACAAAAGTTTTAGACCGTATATACTGTAACTGATGCAATATTTTTTCCTTCAACTGATGTACTGGCTTAAGAATATAGTATCACTATAATAACGCCAACGTTGTGAGACATGGCATTTGGCCTTGGCGGAAGTCTGGACTCATACAGGTTTACATAAGTTAAACTGTTTCTTCAAGTGGCTCACCGTTGCCTTGGCGGCAGATATCACACATCTCATTGCAGTCCTCGTCATCCCAAACCTCGTCGAAATGCACAGCGATGGTGGCACGCCGACATCTACAAACAATCACAGTCAGAGACAGAGGCAGTTTGCACTCACCCGATAACACAACATGGAGCACAAAGACCACCACATATCtataaaatatttacattcatcTAGCGAAAAACTGAAAAAATGGAATTGTAGAGTTCCAACGTTCACTCAACCAGGTTATTCCTAAAAACGATTTGGATTTGGACCACCTTGCTGAATGTTTTTTAAGCAGGACTCTGATTCATCAAGTTACAAAAAAACCAAACATTTACAGAGGGCACAcggaaatattttttatttattttttttacttttcgaCCTATGTATCTGATGTAGTCAACGAGCCACTAAAGCCCCAAAAAGTTGAATACTAGCAGCAGAAGTCAATGAACTTCAATACGGTTGTACAATGACTAACTGCACAAATGAACTGAATGAACAACTCGAAGACAGAGTAAAGTCATACTTGTCTGCATTTTGGCAGTAGGCCACCATGTTGTGCAGCTTCTGCTGCCCAGTGTGGTCCATGACTACCATGGTGGCGATCCTAAAGATGTCCTGATAGCCATAAAAAACAATACAGTCGGCTGGGTTGTCATCCCTTCctggaaaagaaaacacacagaaacaacatatcaaacaaacaaaccaatgagCCATTTATTGTTCTATATTCATGAGTCGACATGATTTGAAACATTCGCCATCCTTACAGCAACAAGCAGGAGGCTGTCATACCTGCTCGGCCACTCTCCTGGTAGTAATTCTCTATGGACTTGCTCATGGAGTGGTGGATCACGAAGCGAACATCAGCTTTATCAATGCCCATTCCAAAGGCCACAGTTGCAACAACAACCTGTAAAGATCAGTCATAAACAATGTTTCAATGTTTCAATCTTCTTGAATAATCCAGACTAGAAAACGCTGTACAGTATTTATTCCTCATTGTTTTAGAATTAAATAACTCTAAAAATGTTAATTATTACGCATTATTACAAATTATTTTTCTCCATCAACAAAAAAATTCATATGTGGCAATGAAATTAATCTGTAGACCACCAGAGGGCCATTTACAGACCGGTCACTCCATGAGCAAGTCCATAGAGATATTTTGAGTACACCTTTTTAGCTCATTGTGGTCTACATGTGTGCAGCCAGATATCGGCGCaacatatacagctctggaaagaattaagagaccactgcacattttaatATGACCCGTTAAAATACAGCAGCCATGCCATGTATTAAAAATAAAttactgtattttgtattttgaaaatactacAAATACTTTTTTTCAACCGAGTATGACATTTATTGGTAGAATGGGTGAATTGATTAAGTAGACAATGTCTGACAGCAACAGACTTTCTACCTGACAAGGCAATCCATAATCAAACACAACCTCATTGTGTTATACAGGTGGCATGTACTGAGGCATTTAGGTGTACTTTGATATTTAAGACTTCAAGATGAAGTCTTAAAATTAAACATGTTGAATGTTGTGACACAGTATTCACACAGCATGGTTCATCTCAAAGCATAACATAAGATACAACTCAGCTCCAAATTCTACTGGTCTCTAAACATTACCCTCTTTAAAGGCAAACTTcccaggatttccccctctgctggagaaattgtgcattatgctattttaaactgtgggaaaaggtaacgataaagcacatggatttgtttacaagctagcgaacggttagcatacgTTTGGcataactatgtggatgttacaaggtaagaaacacgatttaaaacgagtttcttgtttctcacttctctttcctggacggtagtctcaatgttgcaaggttggttttccgcctggggacgttAGGCGCAGCggtgaaagtcaccattttcactggaacaggtcatttaaccatccaaatgatttctaaacgggtttattacgttgaaatagttgccaagttcccctttaagaaaACTCATGTGAAAACTTTTGCCAACCCTGTTAGCTAGCTGCATAGTTATCTCAGTGTTCTTACAAAGGCTCACAATGAAATTGTAACACCAAGGCATCCCATGTGTTCATTTGTCTTATGGTTCAGTACTTAGGTGCTTCACATTGATCTTACATGATTCTGTTGGATAAATTAATTGCTGTGGCAAAATAGGTTTGGTCAATATAAGAACATTGTGTTTGAAAGAAAACCATAGGTttgcttaaaggaaccatatgttagattgtggccaaaactggtactgcaatcacttttaaattactgtagagcggtgtatcccccccagccccccccgactcgaggttgccaactccgatgccgaaacactactgactttgtgattagtagatacagtaggtggagggtggcgcatcaggccaaaacacaacatgacatgacaaaacacaacatcatcagttgagggctgcaacttcactttttaaatgacaatatcctggccggactactgttgtcagtgatataagtatttgaaatgaacatgacttcttaatgtctagtgacttatcagggccattttatgattaattgaaatacatttcttacatacggttcctttaatttcaggtgttgtggtttagtaaaaccctattttccttttttccctaGCATATATGCTTACCTTACATGATTCAATTAGAAAATGGATTACTCAATTGTAATGACTATTTGAATACAATAATTTTGAACGAAACAAACTAGTTTCATTCAAAAGTAGACTGTTTTATGTAATTGTAAACAAATTGGACAGCCCCGACTTTTTCAGAACTGTAAAGACCTGAATCTTTACAGTGGTACATTATAAAGCATGTAAATCATTGCCTGGATTTCACAACAAAGTTTACAAAGAAGAATTCACTATGCCAATGGAGATCCCTGAAGATGTCCTAAATGTTCTGGGTGATTTGGACATGTTTTTGGATAAAGAGTTGGAAATATCAGAGAGAAATGAATGAGAAGATGATGTAAAAGCCATGCTTAACAATCTCCTGTATAAAGTGGACTCCACTCTTGGTAAGTAGAATACATCTGCTCACATTGGGTGTAATAAGTGGGATATGTAAAAAGTGAGCTTACATTTAAAACATCAAAATGGTTCAGCAGTTAATTTTAATGAAACACTCCTCCAATTTGTTTAGCTTCAGAAGGACGAatgaaaaggaagagaaagagacagcgtTGAGGCCAGAGGCTGGAGACAGGAAGGAGGAGGCCGAGTGGGAGACCTGTTTCTGGAGTGCCACACAGAACCACAAAGGCTCCGTCCCCAGGAGGAGGTTTCAGAGGGGAAGACCAGCAGCAGATATGGCTGACAAGGACAAGGACCATCAAAACCATCAATAAAATCCACCAGAAGCCAACCTAATGACTTGTAGGACCAGTAAGAACCAGAAGGAAACGTATGATCCCcctatattttttatttgttttataaaaagtaaatattaTCTGATAAGATTAAATTATAGACCTGCCAACCTTGAAGATTCTTTTTTGAGTAGCACCTTaagctgagaaaaaaaaatgctcacATCGGCCTTCATGCATGCAGCCAAAAACAGACAGCCATGCACGCAAGATACATTTTGGATACCGTCCCATCTTTAATGTCGCATATCTATCTAAACTTGATCCAAGGTGTTCCTAAAAATGCAAACTGAATCTTTTACAGTAGCTCTCTTTTCAATCCGttattattaaatatttattttgtaaagAAATATATCTACAGTAGACAGAGGCTTATGGACATCTGCTGTTGCCAGTGTGCAAGCTATCCCTTAAAGGCACCTTTAACAAGATTTGCTCTTGAGGTCCCCTTCTGGTTGAAaagcgcaataataaacaaGCTAAATATgtgtcttttgcaacaaagtatgaacataactctACTCTATGTTCTGTataatatagagggaatgcaccgGCGGCAGTCTGTAGGAAAAGATCTCTGAATTCCTGTTGCATAGCAGCTCTTTTGTGTTTTGATTTCGGAGGTGGGGGGCAGTTTCCTAACCAAAACTAGAAAGATGGCGGTGTCTTTCTGCCATCTGTGAGGCTGCAATGATTACATTATCACAACTAAAAGGGCCGGTCTCAGCAATAGCTGCGCGATGTCCTTCTGGAAGCCTAATATTTGGTCTCGCTTATTTTCATACAAAAAGAAATGGATCTATATGCTCCAAAGATAAACAAATTAAATACTCATCACTGAGCAACTCAAAATATTTAGCCTAGGCCCACTTTCAGACTCATTGTTAATGGCTACATTTGGCCTTGGAAAGATCTGCACTCCCTGAAAGCTTTTTAGTTAGGAAAACTTTAACCAAGTGacacatggaaaatataatgttaacTGAAGTAAGTGGTGAACAAGTAATAACTTTCCAAGACGACATCAAACTATTAGGCCTAGGTGAATTCACAATCACACTCCGTGGAGATTTTTTAGTTTCGCGAAATGGCAGCTTGGGGATCGCAAATTTGCGAGTGAACACAAGCTCACCTCATCAAGTCTTTCATTTAACCCACCGTTGGccgaagaaaaaaataaagagaGGCCGATCACTATGTTCTGTCTGTCATTCTCACTTGTCCCTTATTCTCTGTGGGATCTGTGGGAGATTCTAATTCACACGCTCCAGGGAGATTTCCAGAGAAGTTGgatgtttgcttgtttttgtgTAGTTTTAAGTAAAAAATTATACCGGCGTACtttgatgtgaaaatgtgtggttGTTACGCAAACTGCGTACAGATTGGCAGGTCTGCATTTACCTGGACCTTCTTGTTGGTCCAGTGCCTGTGGACACGGGACTTGTAGCTGGGCTCCATGTTGGCGTGGTACGGCTGTGCCGAGATGCCCTGTTTCTGCAAGTCTGCAGACACATTCTCAGCATCCTTTTGAGACAGCACATACACTATACCTGAACAACACAGATTTGGGACAAGATTAACAAGTGTGAGTTTACATAGATTCCAGTTACCTTCAGTCATGGCAGTTTAATTTCCCTTTGCTTATTTTAGATTATACTAAatttgattagattagattcaactgcattgtcattgtgcagagtacaagtacagattTCCTCATTATAAAATAGACTGTACTACATTCTAGTTTATACCTGTATataaaatgttctttttttctatctTGTCCAGACTAGGTTAAAACACCTACTAACAACTTAAGCACAAAATGTGCTTGTGGCAtttctgaaaagaaagaaattaaaattccataAAGATAAATATACCTGACTGATCCTTGTATCTGCTTTTGATAAGGGAAGCGATTTGGCTGATTGAATCTTCATTCAGGGGATCTTTATAGCGTACCTGGAACGCAAGAAATTCAAACATGAATTACTGTATTGTTTTCATGCAGCCTTACATTTTTTTCTGGTTGACATACATTTGTGTGGCCAGGCATGTAATACACAGATATTAGAAACAAATCTAACCAGTTCAATGTTGATACGTTCATACGTTCATGTGAGATATGACATTCACGAGAAAAGGACATACATATGATGTCACAATGACCTTGAACTTTGACCTATGACCTCCAAAATCAAATcagttcatctttgagtccagcCACAGCTATCGCCGGTGGGGAAGCATATAAACATTGTCAACGTCACCATGACCAACTATTCATCAATTCCACCCAAGTTTAAATTAGGGCTGAAATTGTCAGTGAGtcattccttgtttttttttttgttttgttttttttggggtTGTCATGTCTTGtgaaggtatgttttttttCAGTGAATCATTCCTAGAGTACCTCATAGAAGAGGTTGGGCCGGTTGAAGGGGGCAGTGAGGGTGGTGGTGTCTGGGATGCAGAGGATCTTCTGGCAGTCCTTCATCACGCTGCTGGTGGCCGTGGCAGTCAGGCCCAGCAGGGGCACTTTAGGAAACTGCCTCTTCAGGATGCCCAACAGCTTGTAGTCTGGATGGGGAGAGTCAGCAACAGACTCGCAGTTCATTGCATGCCAAGATTGTGTAATACAAGGAGAAATGGCTCACTATGAGACATAAACCTACCATAGTTTAAAAGTCTCTATATGGTCTTAATCCAAGGCAATGGATGTAATAAGATTTTTCATGCACCATGGAATTAcattattataaaaaaaattgtcagaTTCTTAGTTTATCCCATGTTAATACTACAGTAAACACAAGAAATGCTTCACAACGAGACAGCAAAACAAAATCATTCAATAACGACATAATTTCAATGAAATATCTCCCAACAGAGCAGCTCTATGATGTATTTATCAGGTTGTGTGCAGATGAtcattacatttatttgttgaaaagacatacacataaaataagtttacacaaaataaaactACAAACAGGACAAGGGAGATTCCATTATGAACtagtatatttattgaagaggTTTTATTTCTAAGAAGAGTGCCTTGGTGTCCCACATGTTTTTTTAGGACAAGGGAGGTGTAGGTTTTCTTATTTTCAGGATAAAACTTCTAAATACATACTAGTATAGAGTATGGCATTACATGCAAAGGTATTACATGCAAATCAACAATCTGGCCAATGTGAGAGTAGTTTAATCGTGTGTGGCGTTTTGTTCCACTCTAAATGACGTCTTTCGTAATAAGGCATGTGGGATGGTGCTTTAGCATTGCTGTTGCACTAATGGCACATCATAAGATCTCACCTGGCCTGAAGTCATGTCCCCACTGACTGCAACAGTGCACCTCGTCCACTGCGAAGCGTGCCAGCAGGCCCAGGTTGTAGGCCTTTTCCAGCTTGGCCATCAGCTGCTTGCTCTTGGCGATCTTCTCCGGAGTGACGTACAGCAGTTTGAAGGTGCAGTTTTTGTCGGTCATTCCCGTCATCACTGACCGGGCGTGTTCCTGCGGAAATACACTGTTGTTAAGCGTAACCCTCATCAAACACACCTGTCATCACTCAAACAATTCACAACACTCATCAACAATGCCCACTTACTCCTGTTTCATCCCGACGAGCAGCTAGTAAATGGTTAATATTGACACAACTTGCACTGTTACACACTTCTTATATGTTCCTTTTAAATGCAGATATACTCATTTATCATCGTCTATATACATGTGCACATTTGTATTCATATTCTTATGATCTACTTTTATTAatcttttgtgcaaaaaaaaggagaaaaaaaaaaactgtttgtcTTGTCCCTTTTTGTATGCTTAACCGATTTGTGCCTCACTACCCGGACGAATTCCTTGTATGCGAAAACCTATAAATAAACAGATTCCTCAGGATTTCCAAGGCTGCAAGAGACAAGTGACGAGGGAGCATGGAATGTTAATGTAACAATGAGATTACAGGCGAAATAACCACTGGCTACGCGAAACGTTGtgcaaaaaagttaaaataattTCAACTTGAGGCGGGGAGCGATGGGCACTAAGCCAATCGCCAGCAACGTGTTCACAGTTTAGTCATGTCATTAACATAATGTGCATGTGTTATTGCATGTGTTTTCATTGTTCAACCTTAATGTATGCCATTAAGTATAAAGTGCATGTAACTGCATACTGCAGTTtttgttttatatatttttgtccGTCAGTTACCTTTGTGCTGGAGGCATTGAGGCAGACAGCAGAAACCCCGACTGATTCCAGATACATAAGCTGGTCCTCCATTAAAGACACTAGCGGAGTTATCACTAGTGTAAAACCTgcacatgtccacacacacatacagatacacacacacacatacacacacacacacacacacacacacacagacacacacacagtcagtaaaATCTTCAAATTATGTAATCCATATGTGAAAATCTGAGTTCTGCATCACAAAGTAAACACAAAGACGGCGCCATATGCATTAAAACCCTTCTGTGTGACCGCACCCAGGGGCATATGGACATAGCACGCATacacaatataaaatatgatatacacaaaagcaagaCAAGTAGACAAAGTTACAGAGAAATACATATATTAGTATACAGATATTATATCAGAAAGCGCTGTTGAGAACCTTGGGAACACACAGCTGGGAGCTGGTAGCATAGACTCTTCCCTCGGCCCGTTGGCATGACGAGGAACAGGTCCTTCCCAGACATGCTGAGGTTTATGGCCTGGAGCTGGAGGGGTCTAAACTTGGCCAGTTTGAATGTGGAGCCCAGCTTCTCCTGCACTTCTTTAGACCAGGGAAAATCTGCAGAGAGAGCAGATTTTAATG
This portion of the Alosa sapidissima isolate fAloSap1 chromosome 22, fAloSap1.pri, whole genome shotgun sequence genome encodes:
- the recql gene encoding ATP-dependent DNA helicase Q1 isoform X1, coding for MENNSNEDEVQAELASVELELEDVEQQIASLLDRQSELNSRRARLLKSLSSDGASASPGSSQPSRPSLSKQELQSFKNSDFPWSKEVQEKLGSTFKLAKFRPLQLQAINLSMSGKDLFLVMPTGRGKSLCYQLPAVCSQGFTLVITPLVSLMEDQLMYLESVGVSAVCLNASSTKEHARSVMTGMTDKNCTFKLLYVTPEKIAKSKQLMAKLEKAYNLGLLARFAVDEVHCCSQWGHDFRPDYKLLGILKRQFPKVPLLGLTATATSSVMKDCQKILCIPDTTTLTAPFNRPNLFYEVRYKDPLNEDSISQIASLIKSRYKDQSGIVYVLSQKDAENVSADLQKQGISAQPYHANMEPSYKSRVHRHWTNKKVQVVVATVAFGMGIDKADVRFVIHHSMSKSIENYYQESGRAGRDDNPADCIVFYGYQDIFRIATMVVMDHTGQQKLHNMVAYCQNADKCRRATIAVHFDEVWDDEDCNEMCDICRQGNDCITVDITKHAREVLQIVELAGSLDEKVTPLKVSETWLGKGPAKRRQMIRVTALTRFEAEAIIVHLLLLGYLCEDYSFTPYTTYCYLKPGRKAALLKNEAHSITMKMKRTLPGGLQDSPEGPGDVTSANSVRVLDGNGRLDKIHKNHQNQARKEENGCVEIPSCEEPNLKVWESAAVIEVDVEINVIETNDVDKEGSEPKRVDPEPLKITAKRKSTTPKRRRRQAPVGGSVGASLPPKPPPLVNSPSRVSIISDTAAEELCDLQSYYNRQLRRINYVSHEHLQEAHPGVLTCIREPFRNLRLPFRSTITKSARDLWTRVSIRRKLITR
- the recql gene encoding ATP-dependent DNA helicase Q1 isoform X2 is translated as MENNSNEDEVQAELASVELELEDVEQQIASLLDRQSELNSRRARLLKSLSSDGASASPGSSQPSRPSLSKQELQSFKNSDFPWSKEVQEKLGSTFKLAKFRPLQLQAINLSMSGKDLFLVMPTGRGKSLCYQLPAVCSQGFTLVITPLVSLMEDQLMYLESVGVSAVCLNASSTKEHARSVMTGMTDKNCTFKLLYVTPEKIAKSKQLMAKLEKAYNLGLLARFAVDEVHCCSQWGHDFRPDYKLLGILKRQFPKVPLLGLTATATSSVMKDCQKILCIPDTTTLTAPFNRPNLFYEVRYKDPLNEDSISQIASLIKSRYKDQSGIVYVLSQKDAENVSADLQKQGISAQPYHANMEPSYKSRVHRHWTNKKVQVVVATVAFGMGIDKADVRFVIHHSMSKSIENYYQESGRAGRDDNPADCIVFYGYQDIFRIATMVVMDHTGQQKLHNMVAYCQNADKCRRATIAVHFDEVWDDEDCNEMCDICRQGNDCITVDITKHAREVLQIVELAGSLDEKVTPLKVSETWLGKGPAKRRQMIRVTALTRFEAEAIIVHLLLLGYLCEDYSFTPYTTYCYLKPGRKAALLKNEAHSITMKMKRTLPGGLQDSPVTEVENTGVDGSAKPKLKQAKRPSGRGSGEKQPVSKKPKKVQD